CACAACCTTTCCCATGAAGGCGAACCTGACCCGGCGCGAACCGGAACTTCTCCGCCGATGGGAGGAGATGGATCTCCACGGAAAGATCCTGGAAAAAAACAACGGAAAACCGGTCTTCACCCTTCACGACGGCCCCCCTTACGCCAACGGCAATATCCATATCGGCCATGCCCTGAACAAGATTCTCAAGGACATCATCATCAAGTACAAGAGCATGAAAGGGTACTATGCCGAATATGTTCCCGGCTGGGACTGCCATGGTCTTCCGATCGAACTGCAGGTCGATAAGAAACTCGGATCGAAAAAGAAGGCGATGACCCAGGTCGAGTTCCGGCGCAAGTGCCGGGAGTATGCCGACCGTTTCGTCGGAATCCAGCGGGAGGAGTTCAGGCGGTTGGGAGGCATCGGGGCGTGGGATACTCCCTATCTGACCATGGACTACCGCTACGAGGGGGCGATCATACGGGAGTTCGGCCGGTTCGTTGAACAGGGAGGGGTCTACAAAGGGAAGAAACCGATTCACTGGTGCGCCTCCTGCCGGACGGCCCTGGCCGAGGCCGAGGTGGAGTACGCCGACGAGGAGTCTCCCTCCGTTTATGTCCGGTTTCCTCTGGAAGAGACGGTGGGTGAGCGGATTCCGGCCTTGAGCGGGAAAAAGGTCTTCGTCGTCATCTGGACGACCACCCCCTGGACCCTCCCGGCCAATCTGGCCGTCTGCCTCCATCCCGATTTCACCTATGTTGCCGTGGAGACGGAGAAGGGTGTGCTGATCGTTGCGAAAGAGCGCCTGAAGGTCTGCATGGAAAGCTTCGGGATTGAAGAATGCCCGGTCCTTGCAACCTTTGCCGGGCGTGATCTCGAAGGCTTGCTCGCCCGGCACCCCTTTGAAGAGCGGGATTCCCTCCTCATCGTCGGAGATCACGTGACCCTGGAACAGGGAACCGGCTGTGTTCACACGGCACCGGGCCACGGCGAGGATGATTACAAGATCGGGATGCGATACGATCTTGACGTCTATACCCCGGTCGATGACCGGGGCTGTTTCACCGACGAGGCCGGCCCCTTTGCGGGGCAGTTCGTCTTTAAGGCGAACGGCCCGATCACGGAACTTCTGGCCGAAAGAGGTCATCTCCTGGCCTCGGAGAAGGTGGAACACTCCTATCCTCACTGCTGGAGGTGTAAAAAGCCGATCATTTTCCGGGCCACGGCCCAATGGTTCATCTCCATGGAGGCCAACGATCTTCGAAAACGGACCCTCGATACGATTCGCAATAAGGTCGACTGGATCCCGGCCTGGGGAGAAAACCGGATCTATGCCATGGTGGAGAACCGGCCCGACTGGTGTATCTCCCGGCAGCGGAGCTGGGGGGTTCCCATTGCCGTCTTCCAGTGCAGTGCCTGCGGGGAGTATCTCCTCGATGCCTCCGTGATATACCACGTGGCGGGCCTCGTTGAGAAGGAGGGGGCCGATATCTGGTTCGACCGGGAGGCGAAGGATCTCATGCCGGCCGGGACGGTCTGCCCCAAGTGCGGTGAGGACGATTTTGAAAGGGAGCAGGATATTCTCGACGTCTGGTTCGACTCCGGCGTCAGCCATACCGCCGTGATCGGCGCGCGGGAGGGGCTTTCCTATCCCGCAGATCTCTACCTTGAGGGGAGCGACCAGCACCGGGGGTGGTTTCACAGCGCCCTCCTGACAGCTCTCGGCACCGGGAAGGAAGAACCGTTCCGCGCCGTTCTGACCCACGGCTTCGTGGTCGACGGCAACGGCAAGAAGATGTCCAAGTCGGTCGGCAACGTGATCGCCCCGAAGAGCGTGATTCAGCAGAATGGTGCCGAGATCCTGCGGCTCTGGGTTGCCGCCGAGGACTACCGGGACGATATCAAGATCTCTTCGGAGATCTTAAAAAGAATG
This window of the Deltaproteobacteria bacterium genome carries:
- the ileS gene encoding isoleucine--tRNA ligase; translation: MDYKDTLNLPSTTFPMKANLTRREPELLRRWEEMDLHGKILEKNNGKPVFTLHDGPPYANGNIHIGHALNKILKDIIIKYKSMKGYYAEYVPGWDCHGLPIELQVDKKLGSKKKAMTQVEFRRKCREYADRFVGIQREEFRRLGGIGAWDTPYLTMDYRYEGAIIREFGRFVEQGGVYKGKKPIHWCASCRTALAEAEVEYADEESPSVYVRFPLEETVGERIPALSGKKVFVVIWTTTPWTLPANLAVCLHPDFTYVAVETEKGVLIVAKERLKVCMESFGIEECPVLATFAGRDLEGLLARHPFEERDSLLIVGDHVTLEQGTGCVHTAPGHGEDDYKIGMRYDLDVYTPVDDRGCFTDEAGPFAGQFVFKANGPITELLAERGHLLASEKVEHSYPHCWRCKKPIIFRATAQWFISMEANDLRKRTLDTIRNKVDWIPAWGENRIYAMVENRPDWCISRQRSWGVPIAVFQCSACGEYLLDASVIYHVAGLVEKEGADIWFDREAKDLMPAGTVCPKCGEDDFEREQDILDVWFDSGVSHTAVIGAREGLSYPADLYLEGSDQHRGWFHSALLTALGTGKEEPFRAVLTHGFVVDGNGKKMSKSVGNVIAPKSVIQQNGAEILRLWVAAEDYRDDIKISSEILKRMVEAYRKIRNTARFILGNLSDFDPEVDAVSIENMPELDRWALHQLNRLIERVDNAYGRYAFHTIYHTLYNFCTVELSARYLDILKDRLYVLKADAPGRRASQTVLCRIITTLTRLMAPILSFTAEEIWGMIPGGSGEESVFLSDFPAADPAACDDELAARWEEIFTVRGEVSRALEEARRAKVVGLSLEAAVDLYLAEKWRDRLAPYEAQLPEIMIVSAVTLHSLTETAAEAQPEGEVAGVRVRVRPAEGEKCGRCWNFSSTVGEDPGHPDVCRRCAGVLRELGG